TAGTCGCCGCCTCGGGAACGATGGGAATCCTGATTCCGCCGAGTATTCCTCTGATCCTTTATGGGATTATCGCCGACGAATCCATCCCCAGACTTTTCATGGCAGGTTTCCTCCCGGGGCTCCTCCAGGGAGGAATCTATATAGCCTGGATCCTCTATTACTCCAAAAAGATGAACTACCGGGGAGATAAACTTAAAAGTGGAAAAGAGATCAGTTCGGCTCTTCTTAAAGCGCTGCCCGCTCTGTGTATTCCAGTAGTCGTCATCGGGGGCATCTATACCGGGTTTGTTACAGTTACAGAGGCGGGTGCTCTGGGCGCGGTTGCTGCGATTTTTGTAAGTCTGGCTGTCTACAGGGAATGTAGAATTCGGGATATGGTAAAAATCACTGCCGAGTCTATGAAATCTGCCGCGATGATCATGTTTATCATTTCCACGGCAATCGTTTTTGGCACCTGGTTGACTCAGGAAGGAATTCCAGCACAACTTGTTGAGTATGTAAAGACATATGAATTGCCTTGGTGGGGATTTCTGATTGTTGTTAATATCATGCTTCTCATTTTGGGGATGTTTCTCGAGGTTGTCTCCATTATGTTGATCACCCTGCCGATTTTGTTGCCTATGGTCCATGCCTTTGGTATAGACCCGATCCATTTTGCCATCATTATGACCGTTAATATGGAAGTTGCCCTGATTACGCCACCAGTGGGTTTGAATCTCTATGTCCTTTCAAATGTTAGCAAGGCGCCTTTGTCCACTGTCGTTCGGGGTGTTTTCCCCTTTATCGTACTTTCCGTGATTTTTTTGTTGCTTGTAACGTACTGGCCGTCGTTAAGCCTGTACTTACCAAGATTGCTAATGAAGTAAGAGTATTGAAAAGGAAATTCATGGCATGATCAGAGAAATCAGAACAGAGAAAATTATTCAGGCAGTAAGAGATCTGTGCATTGAGGCCAACACAGATATTGGAGAGGACCTCCTGAAAGCGTATGAAGAAGGAATGAATGCCGAGGAATCTCCTATAGGCAAAGAGATCTTCCAGCAGATGCTCGAAAACGCAAGAGTTGCCCGAGAGAAAAAACTTGCTCTTTGCCAGGATACGGGCCTTGTCGTTGTTTTTGCCGACATGGGGCAGGATGTCCACGTAACAGGGGGGGATTTTTACGCAGCTATTCACGAGGGGGTACGCCGGGGATACTTGGAAGGATATTTTCGTTCTTCCGTGGTGGAACCCATAACGAGGAAAGTATCAGGGGACAACAGCCCTGCCATTATTCATGTGACTATTGTACCAGGGTCAAGGCTTCTGCTTAACGTGATCCCCAAGGGTTTTGGCGGAGAAAATTTTAGCAAGGTGGTCTTGTTTCCTCCGTCGGTGGGAATGTCAGGAGTTATGGACTTTATTATTGAAACAATCAGAAATGCCGGATCAAGCCCCTGTCCCCCGATTATTGTTGGTGTCGGAATCGGAGGAACCATGGAGAAAGCCGCAATTATGGCAAAAAGAACTTTGTTTAGGCCTCTGGGTAGCAGTCATCCGGATCCAGTTGTTGCCGGTCTGGAAAGGACGCTGTTAGATGAAATCAATAAATTAGGGATCGGTCCTCAAGGATTAGGGGGTAAGGTTACCGCCCTGGATGTTCATATCGAGACATTTCCCACCCACATTGCCAGCATTCCAGTCGCCGTAAACATCCAGTGCAACAGCCATCGCCACAAAGAGGTCATTTTATAAAGCCTTTAAGCAAACCAAGGAACTTTTTGAAACAATAAATGAAGGGGATTATCCACTATGCCAAATTACATTTCCCTGCACGCTCCTCTCGTACAGGACGAAATAGAGAAATTGAAGGCGGGTGACTGGGTTTTGCTTTCTGGAACAATCTACACAGCGCGGGATGCAGCGCACAAGCGCTTGTCCCTCCTATTTCAGGAAGGTAACCCTTTCCCTTTTGATGTTTCTGGACAAGTAATATATTATGTGGGGCCAAACCCGGCCCAACCGGGGTTTGCACTGGGGTCGGCAGGACCAACGACCAGTTCAAGGATGGATATTTATACGCCGGATCTTCTTGCCAAAGGTTTGAAAGGCATGATCGGTAAGGGAAACCGGGGGAAAATAGTCATTGAAGCAATACGAAAGTATAAAGCTGTTTATTTTGCTGCTTTCGGGGGGCTCGGCGCCCTTATTTCGGAGAAAATACGGACGGCTGAGATCATTGCCTATCCGGATCTTGGAACCGAAGCGATAAGAAGATTGGAAATCGTCGACTTTCCGTTAATTGTGGCTATTGACTGCTTCGGGAATAATCTTTATGAAACGGAACCGATGAAATTTCAGGGAGCGTGAATGTAAATCCTCTGTCGATAAGGAATATTGAGGAAAGAAGAATCGTTTGACAGAGACATTTCAAGGAGATTCTGATGCGCATCAAATTACTTAAAGCCATTCCGATTCATTACCCGTTAGAAGATGTTTTCCGTGCTGGCACATATCAGGTGTCCAACCGCGACACCATTGTCACTGTGGTGGTTTTTGAAAACGGCGTTACGGGTGAGACCTACGGCGGTGACGAAGACATGGAACAGGATCGGGTCGTGGGACTGATAAACAAGGAGTTCCAGCATTTCCTGGTTGGCAGAGACATCGATTCCCGGGAAGATATTGCTAAAGTTTACGATGATCTAATGAATTTACCTATCGACCTCGGGTACCGGGCTCTGATTGATCTGGATATGGGGCGCCACGGAATTCAGCAACAGGCCTTGTCACTAGTCGACCTGGTGCTTTGGGACGGACTCGGCAAACTCAAGAATAAACCGGTTACCGAATTGCTTGGCGGAGCAAAGCGTACACGCTTGCCTGTCATCAGCATAGGTGGCTACTATCACCCAAATGATCCCCAGGGAACAGCCGATGAAGCCGCGAAACTTCGTGAATTCGGTGTGGGCGGGCTGAAGATGAAAGTCGGGCGAGCTACTTTTGAGGAAGATTTAGCGCGGATCAATGCAGCCTGGATGTCGGCGGGCAAGGATTTCATGCTGGCCGTGGATGTGAACCAGG
This DNA window, taken from Syntrophales bacterium, encodes the following:
- a CDS encoding TRAP transporter large permease, encoding MILLYGLIFFALLISGIPIAFVLGITSLITLGFFSSTPLLIIPEIMYNALASFPLMAIPFFVIAAEFMARGGSSKYLINAANALVGFLPGGLAIVCVLTSMIFAAISGSSVATAMAMGTIIIPAMMDRGYPQSFSSGLVAASGTMGILIPPSIPLILYGIIADESIPRLFMAGFLPGLLQGGIYIAWILYYSKKMNYRGDKLKSGKEISSALLKALPALCIPVVVIGGIYTGFVTVTEAGALGAVAAIFVSLAVYRECRIRDMVKITAESMKSAAMIMFIISTAIVFGTWLTQEGIPAQLVEYVKTYELPWWGFLIVVNIMLLILGMFLEVVSIMLITLPILLPMVHAFGIDPIHFAIIMTVNMEVALITPPVGLNLYVLSNVSKAPLSTVVRGVFPFIVLSVIFLLLVTYWPSLSLYLPRLLMK
- a CDS encoding fumarate hydratase, with translation MIREIRTEKIIQAVRDLCIEANTDIGEDLLKAYEEGMNAEESPIGKEIFQQMLENARVAREKKLALCQDTGLVVVFADMGQDVHVTGGDFYAAIHEGVRRGYLEGYFRSSVVEPITRKVSGDNSPAIIHVTIVPGSRLLLNVIPKGFGGENFSKVVLFPPSVGMSGVMDFIIETIRNAGSSPCPPIIVGVGIGGTMEKAAIMAKRTLFRPLGSSHPDPVVAGLERTLLDEINKLGIGPQGLGGKVTALDVHIETFPTHIASIPVAVNIQCNSHRHKEVIL
- a CDS encoding Fe-S-containing hydro-lyase, which encodes MPNYISLHAPLVQDEIEKLKAGDWVLLSGTIYTARDAAHKRLSLLFQEGNPFPFDVSGQVIYYVGPNPAQPGFALGSAGPTTSSRMDIYTPDLLAKGLKGMIGKGNRGKIVIEAIRKYKAVYFAAFGGLGALISEKIRTAEIIAYPDLGTEAIRRLEIVDFPLIVAIDCFGNNLYETEPMKFQGA
- a CDS encoding mandelate racemase/muconate lactonizing enzyme family protein, with the protein product MRIKLLKAIPIHYPLEDVFRAGTYQVSNRDTIVTVVVFENGVTGETYGGDEDMEQDRVVGLINKEFQHFLVGRDIDSREDIAKVYDDLMNLPIDLGYRALIDLDMGRHGIQQQALSLVDLVLWDGLGKLKNKPVTELLGGAKRTRLPVISIGGYYHPNDPQGTADEAAKLREFGVGGLKMKVGRATFEEDLARINAAWMSAGKDFMLAVDVNQGWTVSQAKTFCGQVSDLGLAWLEEPVKWYDCLTGLAEVRKESKIPIVAGQGDISQYRSCDLVRYGAVDQLNTDMTLVGGITAWMRVAEFAEQHGVIMGHHEEPQVSLTTLSVVKLNAPVEIFANEKRDPLWRNIMKNPPRVADGFMDVPDGIGLGIPLNWDFINKFTRNIM